From the Manis javanica isolate MJ-LG chromosome 11, MJ_LKY, whole genome shotgun sequence genome, one window contains:
- the LOC108407780 gene encoding olfactory receptor 5W2-like, whose translation MDKGNCSSLTEFFFLGITSSTEVKVTLFIMLLVVYIIDLLANLGMIIIIRMDSQLHTPMYFFLSHLSVCDLCYSTAVGPKMLVDIFAKNKSISFYGCAVQFLIFCTFADSECLLLAVMAFDRYKAISNPLLYTVNMSSTVCSLLMAGVYTVAMADALIHTTLAFRLCFCGSNEINHFFCDLPPLYLLSCSDTHVNELAVFAFFGFIEVSSISGVLVSYCYIILSVLKIHSAEGRLKAFSTCTSHLTAVAIFQGTMLFMYFRPSSSYSLDQDKMTSLFYTLVIPMLNPLIYSLRNKDVKETLEKLKKKFLI comes from the coding sequence ATGGACAAGGGAAACTGCTCTTCCTTGACTGAATTCTTTTTCTTGGGAATTACTAGTAGCACTGAGGTCAAGGTGACTCTATTCATCATGCTTTTAGTTGTTTATATCATTGATCTTCTGGCAAATCTTGGAATGATCATTATAATTAGAATGGATTCCCAGCTGCACACGCCAATGTACTTTTTCCTCAGCCACCTCTCCGTCTGTGACCTCTGCTATTCCACGGCAGTTGGGCCCAAGATGCTGGTGGACATATTTGCCAAAAACAAATCAATTTCTTTCTATGGCTGTGCTGTGCAATTCTTGATCTTCTGTACCTTTGCAGATTCTGAGTGTCTGCTGCTGGCAGTGATGGCCTTTGATCGGTACAAGGCCATTAGCAACCCCTTGCTCTACACGGTGAACATGTCCAGCACAGTGTGCTCCCTGCTCATGGCTGGGGTTTACACGGTGGCGATGGCCGATGCTCTGATACACACGACACTAGCATTCCGCTTATGTTTCTGTGGGTCAAATGAGATTAACCATTTCTTCTGTGACTTACCTCCCCTTTACCTCCTTTCCTGCTCAGATACACACGTCAATGAGTTGGCAGTGTTCGCCTTTTTTGGCTTCATTGAAGTGAGCTCCATTTCAGGAGTTCTTGTCTCTTACTGTTACATAATCCTATCCGTCTTGAAGATCCACTCTGCTGAGGGGAGGCTCAAAGCTTTCTCCACCTGCACCTCCCACTTAACTGCTGTTGCAATTTTCCAGGGAACTATGCTCTTCATGTATTTCCGGCCAAGCTCTTCCTACTCCCTAGATCAAGACAAAATGACCTCACTGTTTTACACGCTTGTGATTCCCATGCTTAACCCTCTGATTTACAGCCTGCGGAACAAGGATGTGAAGGAGACCctggaaaaactaaaaaaaaaatttttgatttaa
- the LOC108389190 gene encoding olfactory receptor-like protein OLF2 has protein sequence MEGIKSRRMEGGNCSSLNEFLLLGISNNPGIQVTLFTTFLIVYFIILVANLGMIILIRMDSRLHMPMYFFLSHLSFSDLCYSTAVGPRMLVGFIAKNKSIPFYGCALQFLIVCMFVDCEYLLLAVMAFDRYKAISNPLLYTVNMSSTVCSLLMAGVYTVGMADALIHTTLTFRLCFCGSNEINHFFCDVPPLLLLSCSDTKVNELVIFIIFSFIELITLSGLFVSYCYIILAVIKIHSAEGRLKAFSTCTSHLTAVAIFQGTLLFMYFRPSSSYSLDQDKMTSVFYTLVIPMLNPLIYSLRNKDVKEALTKLKNKKWFH, from the exons atggagggtattaaaagcag aagaatgGAGGGGGGAAATTGTTCCTCCTTGAATGAATTCCTTCTCTTGGGAATTAGTAATAACCCTGGAATCCAAGTGACCCTGTTTACCACGTTTCTaattgtttatttcattattcTTGTGGCAAACCTTGGGATGATCATCTTAATTAGAATGGATTCCAGGCTGCACATGCCAATGTATTTTTTCCTGAGTCATCTTTCCTTCAGTGACCTCTGCTATTCTACTGCAGTTGGACCCAGGATGCTAGTAGGCTTCATTGCCAAGAACAAGTCAATTCCCTTCTATGGCTGTGCTCTGCAATTCTTGATTGTCTGTATGTTTGTGGACTGTGAGTATCTGCTGCTGGCGGTGATGGCCTTTGATCGGTACAAGGCCATTAGCAACCCCTTGCTCTATACAGTCAACATGTCCAGCACAGTGTGCTCCCTGCTCATGGCTGGGGTTTACACGGTGGGGATGGCCGATGCTCTGATACACACGACACTAACATTCCGCTTATGTTTCTGTGGGTCAAATGAGATTAACCATTTCTTCTGCGATGTCCCACCTCTCCTATTGCTCTCTTGCTCAGATACAAAGGTTAATGAGCTAGTGATATTCAtcatttttagtttcattgaacTGATTACTCTTTCTGGACTTTTTGTGTCTTATTGTTATATCATCCTAGCAGTGATAAAGATCCACTCTGCTGAGGGGAGGCTCAAAGCTTTCTCCACCTGCACCTCCCACTTAACTGCTGTTGCAATTTTCCAGGGAACCCTGCTCTTCATGTATTTCCGGCCGAGTTCTTCCTACTCCCTAGATCAAGACAAAATGACCTCAGTGTTTTACACTCTTGTGATTCCCATGCTTAACCCGCTGATTTACAGCCTACGGAACAAGGATGTGAAAGAGGCACTgacaaaacttaaaaacaaaaagtggtTCCATTGA
- the LOC108407779 gene encoding olfactory receptor 5AP2-like produces the protein MAADNCTGVTDFIFRGLSGRQDVQQGLFVLFLLVYGITVVANLGMILLVKVDPRLHSPMYYFLSNLSFCDVSYSSTVSPKMLADFLSEQKRIPYNLCAIQMYFWGIFADVECLLLAVMAYDRYVAICNPLLYTVAMPRRLCIQLVAIVYMEGLVDSAIHTCCTFRLSFCNSNIINHFFCDIPPLLALSSSDTSINEILLFVFSTCVVGLSIMTVLLSYIYIITAILRMKSAAGRHKAFSTCASHLTAVAIFHGTLLFMYFRPSSSYSMDTDKVASVFYTVVIPMLNPLIYSLRNKDVKGALKKIVSTKSCSV, from the coding sequence ATGGCTGCTGACAACTGCACTGGGGTCACTGACTTCATATTCCGGGGTCTCTCTGGCAGGCAGGACGTGCAGCAGGGGCTCTTTGTGCTCTTCCTGCTGGTTTATGGCATAACCGTGGTTGCCAACCTGGGGATGATCCTGCTGGTCAAGGTGGACCCCAGACTCCACTCGCCCATGTACTATTTCCTGAGCAATCTGTCCTTCTGTGATGTCAGCTACTCCTCCACTGTCTCTCCCAAGATGCTGGCTGATTTCTTATCTGAGCAGAAGAGGATTCCATATAACTTATGTGCCATTCAGATGTATTTTTGGGGGATCTTTGCAGATGTGGAATGTCTCCTGTTGGCAGTCATGGCTTATGACCGTTATGTAGCCATTTGCAACCCACTTCTTTATACAGTGGCCATGCCCAGGAGACTCTGTATCCAGCTCGTGGCCATTGTGTACATGGAAGGGTTGGTCGACTCGGCAATTCACACCTGTTGTACATTCCGATTGTCATTCTGCAACTCCAACATCATCAACCACTTTTTCTGTGACATCCCACCCTTGCTGGCCCTCTCTTCCTCAGACACCTCCATCAATGAGATTCTTTTGTTCGTTTTCAGTACCTGTGTTGTGGGGCTCAGCATCATGACTGTCCTCCTCTCTTACATCTACATCATAACTGCCATCCTGAGAATGAAGTCAGCAGCGGGCAGACACAAAGCCTTCTCTACGTGTGCCTCCCACTTAACGGCTGTGGCCATATTCCACGGCACACTGCTGTTCATGTATTTCCGACCCAGCTCCAGTTACTCCATGGACACGGACAAAGTGGCCTCTGTTTTCTACACAGTTGTCATCCCTATGTTGAACCCTCTGATCTACAGCTTGAGGAATAAGGATGTGAAAGGTGCCCTGAAAAAAATAGTCAGCACTAAATCATGTTCTGTGTGA
- the LOC118971157 gene encoding olfactory receptor-like protein OLF2, with translation MAADNCTGVTDFIFRGLSGRQDVQQGLFVLFLLVYGITVVANLGMILLVKVDPRLHSPMYYFLSNLSFCDVCYSSTVSPKMLADFLSEQKRIPYNLCAIQMYFFCAFADVECLLLAVMAYDRYVAICNPLLYTVAMPRRLCIQLVAIVYMEGLVDSAIHTCYTFRLLFCNSNIINHFFCDVPPLLALSSSDTSINEILLFIFSSCVVGLSIMTVLLSYSYILTTILRMTSAEGRRKAFSTCASHLTAVAIFHGTLLFMYFRPSSSYSMDTDKVASVFYTVVIPMLNPLIYSLRNKDVKGALKKAMKLIRYASEDWRLTRIRLEMD, from the coding sequence ATGGCTGCTGACAACTGCACTGGGGTCACTGACTTCATATTCCGGGGTCTCTCTGGCAGACAGGACGTGCAGCAGGGGCTCTTTGTGCTCTTCCTGCTGGTTTATGGCATAACCGTGGTTGCCAACCTAGGGATGATCCTGCTGGTCAAGGTGGACCCCAGACTCCACTCGCCCATGTACTATTTCCTGAGCAATCTGTCTTTCTGTGATGTCTGCTACTCCTCCACTGTCTCTCCCAAGATGCTGGCTGATTTCTTATCTGAGCAGAAGAGGATTCCATATAACTTATGTGCCAttcaaatgtatttcttttgtgcCTTTGCAGATGTGGAATGTCTCCTGTTGGCAGTCATGGCTTATGACCGTTATGTAGCCATTTGCAACCCACTTCTTTATACAGTGGCCATGCCCAGGAGACTCTGTATCCAGCTCGTGGCCATTGTGTACATGGAAGGGTTGGTCGACTCGGCAATCCACACCTGTTATACATTTCGATTGTTATTCTGTAACTCCAACATCATCAACCACTTTTTCTGTGACGTCCCACCGTTGCTAGCCCTCTCTTCCTCAGACACCTCCATCAATGagattcttttgttcattttcagtAGCTGTGTTGTGGGGCTCAGCATCATGACTGTCCTCCTGTCCTACAGCTACATCCTAACTACCATCCTGAGAATGACCTCAGCTGAGGGGAGACGCAAAGCCTTCTCTACATGTGCCTCCCACTTAACCGCTGTGGCCATATTCCACGGCACACTGCTGTTCATGTATTTCCGACCCAGCTCCAGTTACTCCATGGACACGGACAAAGTGGCCTCTGTTTTCTACACAGTTGTCATCCCTATGCTGAACCCTCTGATCTACAGCTTGAGGAATAAGGATGTGAAAGGTGCCCTAAAAAAAGCAATGA